Proteins from one Bombus pyrosoma isolate SC7728 linkage group LG16, ASM1482585v1, whole genome shotgun sequence genomic window:
- the LOC122576636 gene encoding uncharacterized protein LOC122576636, with product MRILHTNLRRSRRAQDLPYQTIRESTVAPAVVAEPYRALDVPAGDAKEMGVITWTSTSGAFAHGVPLERGNGYVAVEWAGMVLVGLYVSPSTVWAAFEEFLDGVGDCVRRHLSRQMLVLGDFNAHSMERGNSRTNERPRELSDWAAGLGLLLVNRGSTSTCVAWRRGSVVDITWASPDTFRRISGWRVSEGVETLLDHLYIFVEVKGTPEPGTVTASNGRELPRRGCA from the coding sequence ATGCGCATCCTCCATACCAACTTGCGACGGTCAAGACGAGCACAAGACCTGCCCTACCAAACAATTCGGGAGAGCACAGTCGCCCCAGCGGTGGTGGCTGAACCGTACAGAGCTCTGGATGTTCCGGCCGGAGATGCGAAGGAAATGGGAGTTATCACCTGGACATCAACATCAGGGGCGTTCGCCCACGGAGTCCCGCTGGAGCGCGGGAACGGATACGTCGCGGTCGAGTGGGCAGGAATGGTGTTAGTGGGCCTGTACGTATCACCCAGCACCGTATGGGCAGCGTTCGAGGAGTTCCTGGACGGGGTTGGGGACTGCGTCAGACGGCACCTTTCTCGGCAGATGCTTGTATTAGGAGACTTCAACGCACACTCCATGGAACGGGGAAACTCCAGGACCAACGAGCGCCCCCGCGAGCTGTCAGACTGGGCCGCGGGACTTGGACTCCTGTTGGTGAACAGGGGCTCGACCAGTACCTGCGTGGCATGGAGAAGGGGCTCCGTCGTTGACATCACATGGGCTTCCCCTGATACATTCAGACGGATTTCAGGCTGGAGAGTATCCGAGGGGGTCGAGACACTCTTGGACCACCTCTACATATTCGTGGAGGTGAAAGGTACACCTGAACCTGGAACGGTGACCGCGAGTAATGGTCGCGAACTACCGAGAAGAGGATGCGCGTGA